Proteins found in one Mucilaginibacter gracilis genomic segment:
- a CDS encoding thioredoxin domain-containing protein: MNKLSNSTSPYLLQHANNPVNWFPWGAEALQKAKDENKLILVSIGYSACHWCHVMEHESFEDEQVAEIMNDHFVCIKIDREERPDIDQIYMSAVQLMTGRGGWPLNCICLPDQRPIYGGTYFPKTDWMGLLFNLANFWEQKPQEAEEYAVKLTEGIHQYENISFVNEHMENTPADLQAIVKPWSKYFDFKEGGMDRAPKFPMPNNWQFLMRYAHLMKDEETNVIVRLTLEKLAKGGIYDHIGGGFARYSVDGHWHVPHFEKMLYDNAQLISLYSEAYTWCGDKLYKNIVDETIAFIKRELTSPEGGFYSALDADSEGVEGKFYTFTLPEIEEILGDDAGLFAIYYNVTADGNWAEEHTNIFFRNDEDELLAHKLGIPVDALVDKIAQLRVKMLQARSSRVRPGLDYKILTSWNGLMLKGLCDAYRAFNEPAYLEMALKNAHFIKNNLISDNKQISRVYNKLNANDGIAFLDDYAMLADAFIALYEVTFDENWLQLAKALTEYALDYFYDNATGMLFYTPDNGEQLIARKFEVMDNVIPASNSVMARNLKKLSLFFDNTEYEALAAQLLRNIKKLMAKYGSAYSNWAMLMLDDIMSTYEIAITGHDAEIKRIEIEKKYIPNKIILGGTKGSLPLLHDKFTAQTQIYVCVNKTCQLPVTEAEAAFQQIKGWD, encoded by the coding sequence ATGAACAAACTATCAAATTCAACTTCGCCATATTTACTTCAGCATGCCAATAACCCGGTTAACTGGTTTCCGTGGGGCGCCGAAGCTTTACAAAAGGCTAAAGACGAAAACAAGCTTATCCTGGTTAGTATTGGCTATTCAGCCTGCCATTGGTGCCATGTTATGGAACATGAGAGCTTTGAGGATGAGCAGGTGGCCGAAATCATGAACGACCATTTTGTTTGTATTAAAATTGACCGCGAAGAGCGACCCGATATTGACCAGATATACATGAGCGCCGTGCAGTTAATGACCGGCCGTGGCGGTTGGCCCTTAAATTGTATTTGCCTGCCCGACCAACGGCCCATTTACGGGGGCACATACTTCCCTAAAACCGATTGGATGGGGCTACTTTTTAACCTCGCCAATTTTTGGGAACAAAAACCACAGGAGGCCGAAGAATATGCTGTGAAGTTAACCGAAGGTATACACCAGTATGAAAACATTAGTTTTGTTAACGAGCACATGGAAAATACCCCTGCCGACTTACAAGCTATTGTTAAACCCTGGAGCAAATATTTTGATTTCAAAGAAGGTGGAATGGACAGGGCTCCCAAGTTCCCGATGCCCAATAACTGGCAGTTTTTAATGCGTTACGCTCATTTAATGAAGGATGAGGAAACCAATGTTATAGTTAGGCTTACCTTAGAAAAGCTTGCCAAGGGCGGCATTTACGACCATATTGGCGGTGGCTTTGCGCGATACTCGGTAGACGGGCATTGGCACGTACCGCACTTTGAGAAAATGTTATATGATAATGCCCAACTCATCAGTTTGTACTCCGAAGCCTATACCTGGTGCGGAGATAAGCTTTATAAAAATATAGTTGACGAAACCATTGCCTTTATAAAACGCGAACTCACATCGCCGGAGGGCGGCTTTTATTCGGCACTTGATGCCGATAGTGAAGGGGTAGAGGGCAAGTTTTACACTTTTACCCTGCCAGAGATTGAAGAAATATTGGGCGACGATGCTGGTTTATTTGCTATATATTACAACGTTACCGCCGATGGTAACTGGGCCGAAGAGCATACTAATATATTTTTCCGTAACGATGAGGATGAATTATTAGCGCATAAACTTGGTATCCCGGTTGATGCTTTAGTTGATAAAATAGCCCAACTCCGCGTTAAAATGCTCCAGGCCAGGAGTAGCCGTGTAAGGCCTGGGCTTGATTATAAAATACTAACATCGTGGAACGGCCTTATGCTTAAAGGGCTTTGCGATGCTTACCGTGCCTTTAACGAGCCTGCTTATTTAGAAATGGCACTAAAAAATGCCCATTTTATAAAAAACAATTTAATTAGCGATAACAAGCAAATAAGCCGCGTTTACAATAAACTAAACGCAAATGATGGTATAGCGTTTTTGGATGATTACGCTATGTTGGCAGATGCTTTTATAGCGCTTTACGAAGTTACGTTTGATGAAAATTGGCTGCAATTAGCCAAAGCCTTAACCGAATATGCGCTTGATTATTTTTATGACAACGCTACCGGAATGCTATTTTACACGCCCGACAATGGCGAGCAACTGATAGCACGCAAATTTGAGGTGATGGATAATGTAATACCGGCATCAAACTCGGTAATGGCGCGCAACCTTAAAAAATTAAGCTTATTTTTTGATAATACCGAATATGAGGCACTTGCCGCCCAACTGCTGCGCAACATTAAAAAGCTAATGGCTAAATATGGTTCGGCATACTCCAACTGGGCCATGCTGATGCTTGATGATATAATGAGCACTTATGAAATTGCCATTACGGGCCATGATGCCGAAATTAAGCGTATTGAGATAGAAAAAAAGTACATCCCCAATAAAATTATCTTGGGCGGAACAAAAGGAAGTTTACCTTTGTTGCATGATAAGTTTACGGCACAAACTCAAATATATGTTTGTGTTAATAAAACCTGCCAATTGCCGGTAACAGAGGCTGAGGCGGCATTTCAACAAATAAAAGGTTGGGATTAA
- the yidC gene encoding membrane protein insertase YidC, which yields MDKNTYTGLFLIMLILFGSFYLMKPSEAELKKAQIAAHADSLKRAGIKTAAVVPQADSVKKPKVVDSALLKTAFGAATVGDDKLVTVQNKELLVKVSTLGGRVQSVELKRFKTFDGKPLILFDGANNHFGLNFIAGNKKINTNDLYFKPSSAGLNSAGADSTITFRLNYSATQYIDYVYTLSPLGYKLGLTIKEVGLDNVVADNKTIDINWQSSMLKTEKDMGMERQYSTVTYKNTEDDVYNLSVTGDEAKTIADKKVQWVSFKQHFFSNVLIYKDGFTKSDLRVSLDTSNKTEVKQMLASLQIPANTAGVYPMEFYFGPNEFKTLKAQGYNLDKQIDLGWVLFKYINRYVVLVVFDFLKQFGWNYGIVILILTILLKLVLSPLTYKSYLSMAKMRVLKPEMDEIKAKVGEDNPTLLQQEYMKLYKKAGVNPLGGCLPMVLQLPIVFAFLRFFPALFELRGQSFLWMKDLSTYDDLIKFGTTIPLLGDHLSLMCLLMTISTFIYTYFNNQISGASGQMKYIGYITPVIFIFVLNKYPAGLNYYYFLANMLTFAQQYLIRLMVDDKKIHAQIQDNKKKPEDKTKKKGGFAAKMEELMRQQQQVKQAPASTTPPKKLK from the coding sequence ATGGATAAAAATACTTACACAGGATTATTCCTGATTATGCTGATACTTTTTGGCTCATTTTACCTGATGAAGCCGAGTGAAGCCGAACTTAAAAAAGCACAAATAGCCGCACATGCCGACTCGTTAAAAAGAGCCGGAATTAAAACAGCCGCTGTAGTTCCGCAAGCCGATTCGGTTAAAAAACCCAAAGTTGTTGATTCTGCCTTATTGAAAACTGCGTTTGGCGCAGCTACAGTAGGTGATGATAAACTGGTTACCGTACAAAATAAAGAATTACTGGTAAAAGTTTCAACACTTGGTGGCCGCGTTCAGTCGGTAGAGTTAAAGAGATTTAAAACTTTTGATGGCAAACCACTCATACTGTTTGATGGTGCCAATAACCATTTTGGTTTAAATTTTATTGCCGGCAATAAAAAAATCAACACCAACGATTTGTATTTTAAACCATCATCCGCGGGTTTAAACTCAGCCGGTGCCGATTCTACAATTACCTTCCGTTTAAATTACAGTGCCACCCAATACATCGACTATGTTTACACCCTTAGTCCGTTAGGTTATAAATTGGGCCTCACTATAAAAGAGGTTGGCTTAGATAACGTTGTAGCTGATAATAAAACTATCGACATCAACTGGCAATCGAGCATGCTCAAAACCGAAAAGGACATGGGTATGGAGCGCCAGTATTCAACCGTTACGTATAAAAATACCGAAGACGATGTATACAACCTAAGCGTAACCGGCGATGAAGCCAAAACCATTGCCGATAAAAAGGTGCAATGGGTATCGTTTAAACAGCACTTTTTTTCAAACGTGTTGATTTATAAAGACGGGTTTACTAAATCAGACCTCCGTGTAAGCCTCGATACCAGTAATAAAACCGAGGTTAAGCAGATGCTGGCCAGCTTGCAAATACCTGCTAATACAGCCGGTGTTTACCCGATGGAGTTTTATTTTGGGCCAAACGAGTTTAAAACATTGAAGGCGCAAGGTTATAACCTTGATAAACAAATTGATTTAGGTTGGGTATTGTTTAAATACATTAACAGGTATGTAGTATTAGTTGTATTCGACTTTTTGAAACAGTTTGGCTGGAACTATGGTATTGTTATCCTGATATTGACAATTTTGCTTAAACTGGTACTATCGCCGCTTACCTATAAATCGTACCTATCCATGGCTAAAATGCGTGTGCTAAAGCCCGAGATGGACGAGATAAAAGCCAAAGTTGGCGAGGATAACCCTACCCTGCTACAGCAGGAATACATGAAGCTTTACAAAAAGGCTGGAGTTAACCCCCTGGGTGGCTGCTTGCCCATGGTGCTGCAATTGCCAATTGTATTTGCTTTTCTGCGGTTTTTCCCGGCTTTGTTTGAGTTACGCGGCCAAAGCTTTTTGTGGATGAAGGATTTATCAACCTATGACGATTTGATTAAATTTGGAACCACCATACCTTTACTGGGCGATCACCTAAGTTTAATGTGTTTGTTGATGACTATTTCAACATTTATTTACACTTACTTTAACAACCAAATATCGGGCGCAAGCGGCCAAATGAAGTATATTGGGTACATTACACCTGTTATATTCATTTTTGTACTAAACAAATACCCTGCGGGTTTAAATTATTATTACTTTTTGGCAAACATGTTAACCTTTGCCCAACAGTATTTAATACGCCTGATGGTTGATGATAAAAAAATACACGCCCAAATACAGGATAACAAAAAGAAACCTGAAGATAAAACTAAAAAGAAAGGCGGTTTTGCCGCTAAAATGGAAGAACTGATGCGCCAGCAACAACAAGTAAAGCAAGCACCGGCATCAACCACACCACCCAAAAAACTGAAGTAA
- a CDS encoding FKBP-type peptidyl-prolyl cis-trans isomerase yields MKIEPQHVVSLTYDLYVNQEDGTEGLVESATQEQPLTFLYGAGQMLPKFEEHLSTLSTGDDYEFRLSAEDAYGQYDEEAVANLPKEMFNGTDVPEIGSVLPLQDNEGHHFQGQVVSIAEDAVIVDLNHPMAGQALHFKGNILNVRPATPEELSHGHAHGADGHHQH; encoded by the coding sequence ATGAAGATTGAACCCCAACACGTAGTTTCGCTTACTTACGACCTGTATGTTAACCAGGAAGATGGTACTGAAGGATTAGTAGAAAGTGCAACTCAAGAGCAACCATTAACCTTTTTATACGGAGCAGGCCAAATGCTGCCTAAGTTTGAAGAGCATTTGAGTACCTTATCAACCGGTGATGATTACGAATTTCGCCTGAGTGCCGAAGATGCTTACGGCCAATATGACGAAGAAGCTGTGGCTAACCTGCCTAAAGAAATGTTTAACGGAACGGATGTGCCCGAAATTGGCAGCGTTTTACCTTTACAGGATAACGAAGGTCATCATTTTCAAGGCCAGGTAGTATCAATTGCCGAAGACGCTGTAATTGTTGACTTAAACCACCCTATGGCTGGCCAGGCCCTGCATTTTAAAGGTAATATTTTAAATGTGCGCCCTGCCACTCCCGAAGAACTTTCGCACGGCCATGCACACGGAGCAGATGGTCATCATCAGCACTAA
- the kdsB gene encoding 3-deoxy-manno-octulosonate cytidylyltransferase, with amino-acid sequence MKILGIIPARYASTRFPGKPLVDINGKSMIQRVYEQAKKCDTLTEVIVATDDERIFTHVQQFGGVAVMTAQTHQSGTDRCAEVAGAHPEYQVIINIQGDEPFIDPQQIAKVASCFDEPDTQLATLVKKIQTTEELYNFSSPKVILNKNSEAIYFSRSPLPHVRGSEPQQWLYHYTYYKHIGIYGYRSDILQQVTILPVSSLEKAESLEQLRWIENGYRIKVAETELETYAIDTPEDLTKLLKNL; translated from the coding sequence ATGAAGATTTTAGGTATTATACCCGCCCGTTATGCGTCAACCCGCTTTCCCGGAAAACCGTTGGTTGATATCAACGGTAAAAGCATGATACAGCGCGTTTACGAACAGGCAAAAAAATGCGATACCTTAACCGAGGTTATTGTTGCCACCGATGATGAGCGCATTTTTACGCACGTACAACAATTTGGCGGCGTTGCGGTGATGACGGCACAAACACACCAAAGCGGCACCGACCGTTGTGCGGAAGTTGCCGGTGCGCATCCCGAATACCAGGTGATTATCAATATACAAGGCGACGAACCATTTATAGATCCGCAGCAGATAGCCAAAGTGGCATCGTGCTTTGATGAACCGGATACGCAGCTTGCCACCCTGGTTAAAAAAATACAAACAACCGAAGAGTTGTATAACTTTAGTTCGCCAAAGGTTATTTTAAATAAAAACTCGGAGGCAATTTATTTTTCGCGCTCTCCCCTGCCCCACGTGCGTGGCAGCGAGCCGCAGCAATGGCTTTACCATTATACTTATTACAAGCACATTGGTATTTATGGGTACCGCAGCGATATTTTGCAGCAGGTAACGATATTACCGGTATCGTCACTTGAAAAAGCCGAGAGCCTTGAACAATTGCGCTGGATTGAGAACGGTTACCGCATTAAAGTTGCCGAAACCGAACTGGAAACCTATGCCATTGATACGCCGGAAGATTTGACGAAGTTGTTGAAGAATTTGTAA
- a CDS encoding mandelate racemase/muconate lactonizing enzyme family protein, whose protein sequence is MQITYIDIYRFSIPMEPFTIATGTMDYAQNTFIRVHTDAGFYGVGECSAFPMIVGETQDTCLAMAREFAKLWRGKDPLNIPERLQQLHNFTAGNATIKSAFDMALYDIAAKDANLPLYQFLGGEIREVETDITIGIGEPGKMAQKAVEFKQSGATILKVKLGKDAKQDVERIKLIREAVGPDLKIRIDANQGWDFDDAVYALQNMFHYDVEFCEQPMRTWYDDLLPRLKELSPIKIMADESVYNHHDAHKQINSGSCEYINIKFAKSGGINEAIKIHNLGAEHGVACMMGGMLESRIAASAQLHFVYASPNISFYDMDTCMLGHLADPCIGGLTYKGYFLSLPHAIGIGADADEAFLTKCEHWKI, encoded by the coding sequence ATGCAAATTACCTATATTGATATTTACCGTTTCAGCATACCTATGGAACCGTTTACCATTGCCACCGGAACTATGGATTATGCGCAAAATACATTTATACGCGTGCATACCGATGCCGGTTTTTATGGTGTTGGCGAATGCTCGGCCTTCCCGATGATTGTTGGCGAAACGCAGGATACCTGCCTGGCTATGGCGCGCGAATTTGCCAAGTTATGGCGAGGTAAAGACCCTTTAAATATACCCGAAAGGCTACAGCAACTACACAACTTTACCGCCGGTAACGCAACTATAAAAAGCGCATTTGATATGGCACTTTATGATATTGCTGCAAAGGATGCCAATTTACCACTTTACCAATTTTTAGGTGGCGAAATACGCGAGGTTGAAACGGATATAACCATAGGCATTGGCGAGCCCGGTAAAATGGCACAAAAAGCTGTAGAGTTTAAACAAAGCGGTGCAACTATACTTAAAGTTAAATTGGGCAAAGATGCCAAACAAGACGTTGAACGTATTAAACTAATACGTGAAGCCGTTGGCCCGGATTTAAAAATACGTATAGACGCTAACCAGGGTTGGGATTTTGACGATGCTGTTTATGCATTGCAAAACATGTTTCATTACGATGTTGAATTTTGCGAACAACCAATGCGTACCTGGTATGATGACCTGTTGCCCCGTTTAAAGGAACTATCCCCTATCAAAATTATGGCCGACGAAAGTGTGTATAACCATCACGATGCGCACAAACAAATCAACAGCGGGTCGTGCGAATACATTAATATTAAATTCGCAAAATCGGGTGGGATAAACGAAGCCATCAAGATACATAACTTGGGTGCAGAACATGGCGTTGCCTGCATGATGGGCGGTATGCTTGAAAGCCGCATTGCCGCAAGCGCACAGCTACATTTTGTTTACGCCAGCCCGAATATTAGTTTTTACGATATGGATACCTGTATGCTGGGCCACCTGGCAGACCCCTGCATTGGCGGCCTAACATACAAGGGTTATTTTTTATCGCTACCACATGCAATTGGTATTGGCGCGGATGCCGACGAGGCATTTTTAACCAAATGCGAGCATTGGAAAATATAA
- a CDS encoding CTP synthase codes for MTKYIFVTGGVTSSLGKGIISASLAKLLQARGYRVTIQKFDPYINIDPGTLNPYEHGECYVTEDGAETDLDLGHYERFLNTPTSKANNITTGRIYQNVINREREGAFLGKTVQVVPHITDEIKRNFRILGETGEYDVVITEIGGTVGDIESLPFIEAVRQFRWEHGQNDSLVIHLTLIPFLAAAGELKTKPTQHSVKMLLEYGIQPDILVCRTEHHINMDIRKKIALFCNVNVNAVIESIDASTIYDVPLLMLKEQLDKTVMSKLKLSSKNEPNLERWKDFLGRLKNPTAEIRIGLVGKYVELPDAYKSITESFIHAGAQNECKVRVECISSEQLTPENAVDRLKGLHGILVAPGFGVRGIEGKIEAIRYVRENNIPFFGICLGMQCAVVEFGRNVLGLKDAHSVEMNPDTPYPVINMMEEQKKITAKGGTMRLGAYACQIKKNSKAAAIYGQLNISERHRHRYEFNNDYLKQYESAGMIPSGMNPENNLVEIVELKNHPFFVGAQFHPELKSTVANPHPLFVNFVAAALVYARKK; via the coding sequence ATGACTAAATATATTTTTGTTACGGGCGGCGTTACCTCGTCGTTAGGGAAGGGTATTATTTCTGCATCACTGGCCAAATTACTACAGGCACGTGGTTACCGGGTTACCATCCAAAAATTTGACCCTTACATTAACATCGATCCCGGAACATTAAACCCCTACGAACACGGTGAATGCTACGTTACCGAAGACGGTGCCGAAACCGACCTTGACCTTGGGCACTACGAGCGTTTTTTAAATACGCCAACATCAAAAGCCAATAACATTACTACAGGCCGTATTTACCAAAACGTAATCAACCGCGAACGCGAAGGTGCGTTTTTAGGTAAAACAGTACAGGTAGTTCCGCACATTACCGATGAGATTAAACGCAACTTCCGCATACTGGGCGAAACCGGCGAGTATGATGTTGTAATAACCGAGATTGGCGGCACCGTGGGCGATATCGAATCGTTACCATTTATTGAGGCTGTGCGCCAGTTTAGGTGGGAGCATGGGCAAAATGATTCGCTCGTTATCCATTTAACCCTTATTCCATTTTTAGCTGCTGCGGGCGAGTTAAAAACCAAGCCAACCCAACACTCTGTTAAAATGTTGTTGGAGTATGGTATCCAACCAGATATTTTGGTTTGCCGTACCGAGCATCATATCAATATGGACATCCGTAAAAAGATAGCCTTATTTTGTAACGTAAATGTTAACGCGGTTATCGAATCGATAGATGCATCAACCATTTACGATGTGCCGTTGCTGATGCTTAAAGAGCAATTAGATAAAACAGTAATGAGCAAGCTCAAGCTATCGAGCAAAAACGAGCCTAATTTAGAACGCTGGAAAGACTTTTTAGGCCGCCTGAAAAACCCAACTGCCGAAATACGCATTGGCCTGGTTGGTAAATATGTTGAATTGCCGGATGCCTATAAATCCATCACCGAATCGTTTATACATGCCGGCGCGCAAAATGAGTGCAAGGTACGGGTAGAATGTATTAGCTCGGAGCAATTAACACCCGAAAACGCTGTTGACCGTTTGAAAGGCCTGCATGGTATATTGGTTGCGCCTGGCTTTGGCGTGCGCGGCATTGAGGGTAAAATAGAAGCTATACGTTACGTGCGCGAAAACAATATTCCGTTTTTTGGTATTTGCCTGGGCATGCAGTGCGCCGTGGTTGAATTTGGCCGCAACGTATTGGGATTAAAAGATGCACACAGTGTTGAAATGAACCCCGATACCCCCTACCCGGTTATCAACATGATGGAGGAACAAAAAAAGATTACTGCCAAAGGCGGCACCATGCGCCTGGGTGCATATGCCTGCCAAATTAAAAAGAACAGTAAAGCGGCAGCTATTTACGGCCAATTAAACATCTCCGAAAGGCACCGCCACCGTTACGAATTTAATAACGATTACCTTAAACAATACGAAAGCGCCGGAATGATACCATCGGGAATGAACCCCGAAAACAACCTGGTTGAAATTGTAGAGCTTAAAAATCACCCGTTTTTTGTGGGTGCGCAATTTCATCCGGAATTAAAATCAACGGTTGCTAATCCTCACCCACTTTTTGTTAACTTTGTGGCCGCTGCGCTGGTTTATGCCCGTAAAAAATAG
- a CDS encoding deoxynucleoside kinase: protein MHIAIVGNIGAGKTTLTELLAKNYGWDPLYEAVDNNPYLEDFYSDMKRWSFNLQIYFLNSRFQQIIEIQKSDRQIIQDRTIYEDAFIFAENLHDMGLMTTRDFENYRSIFDNITEFIKPPDLLIYLKASVPTLVSNIQRRGREYESGIRLDYLSKLNDKYQKWIESYKLGKLLILDKDNLDFTNNPEDLGTIIQLIEREINGLF from the coding sequence ATGCATATAGCCATTGTTGGAAACATAGGAGCCGGTAAAACAACGCTCACAGAATTATTGGCCAAAAATTACGGATGGGATCCGCTATATGAAGCTGTTGACAATAACCCTTACCTGGAAGATTTTTATAGCGACATGAAACGGTGGAGCTTTAATTTGCAGATTTATTTTTTAAATAGCCGTTTCCAGCAAATTATAGAAATACAAAAAAGCGATCGCCAGATTATACAAGACAGAACCATTTACGAGGACGCCTTTATTTTTGCCGAAAACCTGCATGATATGGGTTTGATGACAACGCGCGATTTTGAAAACTACCGATCTATTTTTGATAACATTACCGAGTTTATTAAACCTCCCGATCTGCTTATTTATTTAAAGGCATCGGTGCCTACACTTGTTAGCAACATACAACGCCGCGGGCGCGAATACGAAAGTGGTATCAGGCTTGATTACCTTTCAAAACTGAATGACAAGTATCAGAAATGGATTGAAAGCTATAAGCTTGGCAAATTATTGATTTTGGATAAAGACAACCTTGATTTTACCAATAACCCCGAAGACCTGGGTACCATTATACAACTGATAGAGCGCGAGATAAACGGATTGTTTTAA